A region from the uncultured Holophaga sp. genome encodes:
- a CDS encoding cation:proton antiporter — MAHESLSIPLLVAGCGLLFFIGHGFEQVFRRYRVPDVLLLILLGLLIGPGIGWITPTGNSSIEHLFGHIALIVILFHGGLDLSLRDLRAHAFSAGRIAMGLLVATTVLVALLAHFAFGRPWSASWLIGLVLAPLAATVALPLLEHLPFSPQMRSIITIESALGDVAAIVAVLSLSQALVSREADIGLSIGRFVAALGGAAIIGSVAALLGSMVLSRLQALAKMGFASEAMLLVVAGLTEWMGFSGAIAALAYGIVFRNLDEIAPKLLPAQFKGLEGLTPNESALLHEAVFILKVTFFCYLGTLLGIHDLRILGAGLAAALLVMLLRVAWFRYAVGGGAEVRERLMGGVLCGRGLSSAVLAAIPLELGLPEGAWIRDVAFVVILISNILTGAGVILVARRRPLPVEGSGA; from the coding sequence ATGGCGCACGAGTCCCTCTCCATCCCCCTCCTGGTCGCCGGATGCGGCCTCCTCTTCTTCATTGGGCATGGCTTTGAGCAGGTCTTCAGGCGCTACCGGGTGCCCGACGTACTCCTCCTGATCCTCCTGGGTCTCCTGATCGGGCCTGGCATAGGATGGATCACCCCTACCGGCAACAGCTCCATCGAACACCTCTTCGGACACATCGCCCTGATTGTCATTCTCTTCCACGGCGGCCTGGACTTGAGTCTCAGGGACCTCCGGGCCCATGCCTTCTCGGCTGGCCGAATCGCCATGGGGCTCCTGGTGGCCACTACGGTCCTCGTAGCCCTGCTGGCCCACTTCGCCTTCGGGCGCCCCTGGTCCGCCTCCTGGCTCATCGGCCTGGTGCTGGCCCCCCTGGCTGCCACCGTCGCCCTGCCGCTCTTGGAGCACCTGCCCTTCTCGCCGCAGATGCGCAGCATCATCACCATCGAGTCGGCCCTGGGCGACGTGGCCGCCATCGTGGCCGTCCTGAGCCTCTCCCAGGCCCTGGTTTCCAGGGAGGCGGACATCGGGCTCTCCATCGGCCGCTTCGTGGCCGCCCTCGGTGGGGCCGCCATCATCGGATCCGTGGCCGCCCTGTTAGGCTCCATGGTCCTCTCAAGGCTCCAGGCCCTCGCCAAGATGGGCTTCGCTTCGGAGGCCATGCTCCTGGTGGTGGCGGGGCTCACGGAGTGGATGGGCTTCAGCGGCGCCATCGCCGCCTTGGCCTATGGCATCGTCTTCCGCAACCTCGACGAGATCGCCCCCAAGCTCCTGCCCGCCCAGTTCAAGGGCCTTGAGGGGCTCACCCCCAACGAGTCCGCCCTGCTCCACGAAGCCGTCTTCATCCTCAAAGTGACCTTCTTCTGCTACCTGGGCACCCTCCTGGGCATCCATGACCTGAGGATCCTGGGGGCCGGGCTGGCTGCTGCCCTGCTGGTCATGCTCCTGCGGGTCGCCTGGTTCCGCTATGCCGTCGGGGGCGGGGCCGAGGTCCGGGAGCGGCTGATGGGAGGCGTCCTCTGCGGACGGGGCCTCAGCAGCGCCGTCCTGGCTGCCATCCCCCTGGAGCTGGGCCTGCCCGAGGGGGCCTGGATCCGGGATGTGGCCTTCGTGGTGATCCTCATCTCCAATATCCTCACCGGTGCCGGGGTCATCCTCGTCGCCCGGAGGAGGCCCCTGCCGGTGGAAGGCAGCGGGGCCTGA
- a CDS encoding TetR/AcrR family transcriptional regulator → MADERDNQILQAAVEVFGRYGFRRTTMGDLAQAAGISRPALYLRYCSKEKVFEGAVQFFNDRILDEIREGIPSCGNPRDKLMLIMELWVFRPFEKIWSMPDAQEDMDACLTFARERIRACSGAFEAEIAKVLEEAVGKARFPMADPAELARLLGAVIHGFRATLTSPEELRELLGHQAQLVLSVLGYQPGESTMKGDQ, encoded by the coding sequence ATGGCAGATGAACGAGACAACCAGATCCTCCAAGCGGCGGTCGAGGTCTTCGGACGCTACGGCTTCCGTCGCACGACCATGGGGGACCTGGCCCAGGCCGCGGGCATTTCCAGGCCCGCGCTCTATTTGCGCTACTGTTCCAAGGAGAAGGTCTTCGAGGGTGCCGTCCAGTTCTTCAATGACCGGATCCTCGATGAGATCCGGGAGGGGATCCCCTCCTGCGGGAACCCCCGGGACAAGCTCATGCTCATCATGGAGCTCTGGGTCTTCCGTCCCTTCGAGAAGATCTGGTCCATGCCCGACGCCCAGGAAGACATGGATGCCTGCCTGACTTTCGCCCGGGAGCGGATCCGGGCCTGCTCTGGCGCCTTCGAGGCGGAGATCGCCAAGGTGCTGGAGGAAGCTGTGGGCAAGGCGCGCTTTCCCATGGCCGACCCGGCGGAGCTGGCCCGCCTCCTGGGTGCGGTGATCCATGGCTTCCGGGCCACCCTGACCTCCCCCGAGGAGCTCCGGGAGCTCCTCGGGCACCAGGCTCAGCTGGTCCTCTCCGTGCTCGGCTACCAGCCCGGTGAGAGCACGATGAAGGGTGACCAGTAG
- a CDS encoding efflux RND transporter periplasmic adaptor subunit, which yields MMFNRNATWLGTTGLLGVGILLTGCKTTPPPRPPMEVSFQTIQPQAITLTTELPGRTAPFLVAEIRPQVNGIILKRAFQEGSDVKAGSVLYQIDPAPYQAAVAQAQATLAQAEATLPSLTARAERSKKLAGVHAVGQQEADEAEAARLQGAANVAAAKAALESARINLAHTPITAPISGRVGMSAVTVGALVTAYQATSLATVQQLDPIYVDVTQSSTDLLKLRRSLESGRIKNGSGERKVKLILEDGTPYPLEGKLQFRDVTVDASTGAVTLRMVFPNPKHVLLPGMYVRTVVEEGVNEQAILALQQGVTRDLKGNPVAMVLTPDNKVEQRTLTVDRTMGDKWLVTSGLQAGDRLIVEGLQKIRPGMPVKATPFQPQAATPAPGK from the coding sequence ATGATGTTCAACCGCAACGCGACCTGGCTGGGAACGACCGGCCTCCTGGGGGTCGGGATCCTGCTGACCGGATGCAAGACCACTCCGCCTCCCCGTCCCCCCATGGAGGTCTCCTTCCAGACCATCCAGCCCCAGGCCATCACGCTGACCACCGAGCTGCCGGGGCGCACCGCCCCCTTCCTGGTGGCCGAGATCCGGCCCCAGGTGAATGGCATCATCCTCAAGCGCGCCTTCCAGGAAGGCTCTGATGTGAAGGCGGGGAGCGTCCTTTACCAGATCGATCCCGCCCCCTACCAGGCAGCGGTCGCCCAGGCCCAGGCCACCTTGGCGCAGGCCGAAGCGACCCTGCCCTCCCTCACCGCCCGGGCCGAACGCTCGAAGAAGCTGGCTGGGGTCCACGCCGTGGGACAACAGGAGGCCGATGAGGCCGAAGCGGCCCGCCTTCAGGGCGCTGCCAATGTGGCCGCTGCCAAGGCGGCCCTGGAGAGTGCCCGGATCAACCTGGCCCACACCCCCATCACCGCCCCCATCTCCGGACGGGTCGGGATGTCCGCCGTGACCGTGGGCGCCCTGGTCACCGCCTACCAGGCCACCTCCCTGGCCACCGTCCAGCAGCTGGACCCCATCTATGTCGATGTCACCCAGTCCAGCACGGACCTCCTCAAGCTCCGCCGGAGCCTGGAGAGCGGTCGGATCAAGAACGGCAGCGGCGAGCGTAAGGTCAAGCTCATCCTGGAGGACGGCACCCCGTACCCCCTGGAGGGCAAGCTCCAGTTCAGGGATGTGACCGTGGATGCCTCCACCGGTGCGGTGACCCTCCGCATGGTCTTCCCCAACCCCAAGCATGTGCTCCTGCCGGGCATGTATGTCCGGACTGTGGTCGAGGAGGGCGTGAACGAGCAGGCCATCCTGGCCCTCCAGCAGGGGGTCACCCGGGACCTCAAGGGCAATCCTGTGGCCATGGTCCTGACCCCGGACAACAAGGTCGAGCAGCGCACCCTCACCGTGGACCGCACCATGGGCGACAAGTGGCTGGTGACCAGTGGGCTCCAGGCCGGAGACCGGCTCATCGTGGAAGGTTTGCAGAAGATCCGCCCCGGCATGCCCGTGAAGGCCACGCCCTTCCAGCCCCAGGCCGCCACCCCGGCTCCGGGCAAGTAG
- a CDS encoding efflux RND transporter permease subunit: MSAFFLKRPVFAWVIAIAMMILGCLSIYFLPVSQYPPIAPPSISVSATYPGASAKTVEDSVVQMIEQKMTGLDNMIYMYSTSDSAGNGQVTLTFAPGTDPDMAWAKVQNKLQLALPSLPDVVQQRGVTVAKSTRNYLIIVGITTADGSMDNATLNDYATTKLQSSIARVEGVGEVTIFGTGLSMRIWFDPDKLTQYGMTPTDVATAVGAYNVEVSAGQLGGAPAVPGQRMNASILVQSMLTTPDEFANIPVRTNADGSVVRVRDIGRTELASESSDMRMAYNGRAAGMIAIKLASGANALQTADRVKAKMAELSTYFPKGMEVVYPYDTTPFVRVAVHEVIKTLIEAIILVFLVMYVFMGNLRATLIPTIAVPVVLLGTFGVLALFGYSINMLTMFAMVLAIGLLVDDAIVVVENVERIMSEEGLPPWEATAKSMKEISSALIGIGLVLAAVFGPMAFFPGSTGVIYRQFSVTVVASMLLSVVVALILTPVLCASILKPVEKGHEAAETGIKLLRPFFLWFDRQFYRVRTFYLGWVTRILGKKARYGVIFILIVAAMGFFYKRMPTGYLPDEDQGSIMAIVQLPVGSTLEQTEAVLARVRKHFLEDQKDAVASCMTGAGMSFAGSGQNQAMVFVHLKDWDLRQKPGLRAKDVAGKAMMALGGMKDAIFICFPPPPVIELGTATGFDYMLQDRGDLGHLGLTAAQGQLLGMAAQDPRLTKVRPNGMADVPQYKVDIDWGKAGALGVSVSDIQNYVSAAFGSSYINNFVQGGYVKRVYAQADASFRMSPEDFNRIRVRNSKGTLVPLSAIATGHWIYGSPRLERYNGFPALNIQGEAAPGRSTGEAMLAMEELVKRLPPGVSGEWTGLSYQQRMSESQTGLLYGFSIVVIFLVLAALYESWTVPITVLLALPLGVIGGVLATSLRGLSNDVYFQIGLLTVLGLTTKNAILIVQFAKSGVEQQGLGLVEATLEAAKLRLRPILMTSIAFGFGVLPLALASGAGAGAQMAIGTSVLGGMITATFLAILFIPLFYVAVVQFFSRRKTTTPEKEA; the protein is encoded by the coding sequence ATGTCGGCATTCTTCCTCAAACGACCGGTCTTCGCCTGGGTCATCGCCATCGCGATGATGATCCTGGGCTGCCTGTCCATCTATTTCCTGCCCGTCTCGCAGTATCCGCCCATCGCCCCGCCTTCCATCTCGGTATCGGCCACCTACCCCGGCGCCTCGGCCAAGACCGTCGAGGACAGCGTGGTCCAGATGATCGAGCAGAAGATGACGGGTCTGGACAACATGATCTACATGTATTCCACCAGCGATTCCGCGGGCAATGGCCAGGTGACCCTGACCTTCGCCCCCGGGACCGACCCTGACATGGCCTGGGCCAAGGTGCAGAACAAGCTGCAGCTCGCCCTGCCCTCCCTGCCCGATGTGGTCCAGCAGCGGGGCGTCACGGTGGCCAAGTCCACCCGCAACTACCTGATCATCGTCGGCATCACCACCGCCGACGGGAGCATGGACAACGCGACCCTCAACGACTACGCCACGACGAAGTTGCAATCCTCCATCGCCCGCGTCGAGGGCGTGGGCGAGGTGACCATCTTCGGCACCGGCCTCTCCATGCGGATCTGGTTCGATCCCGACAAGCTCACCCAGTACGGGATGACGCCTACCGATGTGGCCACCGCCGTGGGTGCCTACAACGTGGAAGTCTCCGCAGGTCAGCTGGGCGGCGCCCCCGCGGTGCCCGGGCAACGCATGAACGCCTCCATCCTGGTGCAGTCCATGCTCACCACCCCGGACGAGTTCGCCAATATCCCCGTGCGCACCAATGCGGATGGATCTGTGGTCCGGGTCCGGGACATCGGCCGCACCGAGCTGGCCTCTGAGTCCTCCGACATGCGCATGGCCTATAACGGCCGGGCCGCGGGCATGATCGCCATCAAGCTGGCCTCCGGGGCCAATGCCCTGCAGACCGCCGACCGGGTGAAGGCCAAGATGGCCGAGCTCTCGACCTACTTCCCCAAGGGGATGGAGGTGGTCTACCCCTATGACACCACCCCCTTCGTCCGGGTGGCGGTCCACGAGGTCATCAAGACCCTCATCGAAGCCATCATCCTGGTCTTCCTGGTGATGTACGTCTTCATGGGCAACCTCAGGGCGACCCTCATCCCCACCATCGCGGTGCCTGTGGTGCTCCTGGGCACCTTCGGGGTCCTGGCGCTCTTCGGCTACTCCATCAACATGCTGACCATGTTCGCCATGGTCCTGGCCATCGGCCTCCTGGTCGATGACGCCATTGTGGTGGTGGAGAACGTCGAGCGCATCATGAGCGAGGAGGGGCTCCCACCCTGGGAGGCCACAGCCAAGTCCATGAAGGAGATCAGCAGCGCCCTCATCGGCATCGGTCTGGTGCTGGCGGCGGTCTTCGGCCCCATGGCCTTCTTCCCCGGCTCCACCGGCGTCATCTACCGCCAGTTCTCGGTGACGGTGGTGGCCTCCATGCTCCTCTCGGTGGTGGTCGCCCTGATCCTCACCCCGGTGCTCTGCGCCAGCATCCTCAAGCCCGTTGAGAAGGGGCACGAGGCTGCCGAGACCGGGATCAAGCTCCTGAGGCCCTTCTTCCTCTGGTTCGACCGCCAGTTCTACCGGGTCCGGACCTTCTACCTGGGCTGGGTGACCCGGATCCTGGGCAAAAAGGCCCGCTACGGGGTGATCTTCATCCTGATCGTCGCGGCCATGGGCTTCTTCTACAAGCGCATGCCCACCGGCTACCTGCCCGATGAGGACCAGGGATCGATCATGGCCATCGTCCAGCTCCCCGTGGGTTCCACCCTGGAGCAGACCGAGGCGGTCCTCGCCCGGGTGCGCAAGCACTTCCTGGAGGACCAGAAGGATGCCGTGGCCTCCTGCATGACCGGTGCGGGCATGAGCTTCGCTGGCAGCGGCCAGAACCAGGCCATGGTCTTCGTCCACCTCAAGGACTGGGACCTGCGCCAGAAGCCCGGGCTCCGCGCCAAGGATGTGGCCGGCAAGGCCATGATGGCCCTGGGCGGCATGAAGGACGCCATCTTCATCTGCTTCCCCCCGCCCCCCGTCATCGAGCTGGGCACGGCCACCGGCTTCGACTACATGCTCCAGGACCGGGGTGACCTGGGACACCTGGGCCTCACCGCCGCCCAGGGACAGCTCCTGGGCATGGCTGCCCAGGACCCGCGCCTCACCAAGGTGCGCCCCAACGGCATGGCCGACGTGCCCCAGTACAAGGTGGACATCGACTGGGGCAAGGCCGGGGCTCTGGGCGTCTCCGTCAGCGACATCCAGAACTACGTCTCCGCCGCCTTCGGCAGCAGCTACATCAACAACTTCGTCCAGGGCGGCTATGTGAAGCGGGTCTATGCCCAGGCCGATGCCTCCTTCCGCATGAGCCCCGAGGACTTCAACCGCATCCGGGTGCGCAACAGCAAGGGCACCCTGGTGCCCCTCTCGGCCATCGCCACCGGCCACTGGATCTACGGCTCACCCCGCCTGGAACGCTACAACGGCTTCCCTGCCCTGAACATCCAGGGTGAGGCTGCTCCCGGGCGGAGCACCGGCGAGGCCATGCTGGCCATGGAGGAACTCGTCAAGCGCCTGCCTCCTGGCGTCTCCGGCGAGTGGACGGGCCTCTCCTACCAGCAGCGCATGTCCGAGTCCCAGACGGGTCTCCTCTACGGGTTCTCCATCGTGGTGATCTTCCTGGTGCTGGCAGCCCTCTACGAGAGCTGGACCGTGCCCATCACCGTGCTCCTCGCCCTGCCCCTGGGCGTCATCGGCGGCGTGCTGGCCACCTCCTTGCGGGGCCTCTCCAATGACGTCTACTTCCAGATCGGTCTGCTGACCGTGCTGGGTCTCACCACCAAGAACGCCATCCTGATCGTCCAGTTCGCCAAGAGCGGGGTGGAGCAGCAGGGTCTGGGACTGGTGGAGGCCACCCTGGAGGCGGCCAAGCTGCGACTCCGGCCCATCCTCATGACCTCCATCGCCTTCGGCTTCGGCGTGCTCCCCCTCGCCCTGGCCTCGGGAGCGGGCGCTGGAGCTCAGATGGCCATCGGCACCAGCGTGCTGGGCGGCATGATCACGGCCACCTTCCTGGCCATCCTGTTCATCCCGCTCTTCTATGTGGCGGTGGTGCAGTTCTTCAGTAGACGGAAGACCACCACTCCAGAGAAGGAGGCCTGA
- a CDS encoding efflux transporter outer membrane subunit, translated as MKTRILLPLVSLLLAAGCNLTPKLDRPQAPIPQKWDGASQTAAPAEAELHWKNYFTDPGMAKVIDLALARNLDLRVSALTVEQTQASYRIQRGNILPTVGLQGTSTNYRISENQSSSGEASIYRQTTAYAAGLSWELDFFGRLRSLKDQALNQFLASEQAHVAAELTLVGTVAQAYLQYAADAECLALAQSTLEAQQSTFGMVSKSREVGVASELDHSQSRSQVETAQISVATYRRLVALDRHNLDLLAGGPVPEEFLPRNLTAVGELRDVRAGLPSDVLLNRPDILNAEYQLKAANANIGVARAAFFPSISLTAGLGSMSPQVSGLFQSGTRTWLFTPTVQIPLFSGGSLWANLKVSKVGREIAVAQYQKAIQSGFREVADGLVTRESLVEQLKTQRALVQSLDTAYQLSKARYEAGIDSYLTVLVAQRSLFSAQQALVSTLLAQQANQVTLYKALGGQM; from the coding sequence ATGAAGACCCGCATCCTGCTGCCCCTCGTCAGCCTCCTCCTGGCTGCCGGCTGCAACCTGACGCCGAAACTGGACAGGCCCCAGGCCCCCATCCCCCAGAAGTGGGATGGGGCCTCCCAGACCGCCGCCCCGGCTGAAGCAGAGCTCCACTGGAAGAACTACTTCACCGACCCCGGCATGGCCAAGGTCATCGATCTGGCTCTGGCCCGGAACCTGGACCTGCGAGTCTCCGCCCTCACCGTGGAGCAGACCCAGGCCTCCTACCGCATCCAGCGGGGCAACATCCTGCCCACCGTAGGGCTCCAGGGCACCTCCACCAACTACCGGATCTCCGAGAATCAGTCCAGCAGCGGTGAGGCCAGCATCTACCGGCAGACCACCGCCTACGCGGCGGGCCTCTCCTGGGAGCTGGACTTCTTCGGGCGCCTTCGCAGCCTCAAGGACCAGGCCCTGAACCAGTTCCTGGCCAGTGAGCAGGCCCATGTCGCCGCCGAGCTCACCCTGGTGGGCACCGTGGCCCAGGCCTACCTCCAGTATGCCGCCGACGCCGAATGCCTTGCCCTGGCCCAGTCCACCCTCGAGGCCCAGCAGAGCACCTTCGGCATGGTCTCGAAGAGCCGCGAGGTGGGTGTGGCCTCAGAACTGGACCACAGCCAATCCAGGAGCCAGGTGGAGACAGCCCAGATCTCAGTGGCCACCTACCGCAGGCTGGTTGCCCTGGACCGCCACAACCTGGACCTCCTGGCGGGCGGACCGGTGCCTGAGGAGTTCCTCCCCAGGAACCTCACGGCCGTGGGCGAACTCAGGGATGTCCGGGCTGGCCTGCCTTCCGATGTCCTCCTCAACCGCCCCGACATCCTCAACGCCGAGTACCAGCTCAAGGCAGCCAATGCCAATATCGGAGTCGCCCGGGCAGCCTTCTTCCCCAGCATCAGCCTCACCGCAGGGCTGGGCTCCATGAGCCCTCAGGTCTCGGGCCTCTTCCAGTCCGGCACCCGGACCTGGCTCTTCACCCCCACGGTGCAGATCCCCCTCTTCTCCGGGGGATCCCTGTGGGCCAACCTGAAGGTCTCCAAGGTGGGCCGTGAGATCGCCGTGGCCCAGTATCAGAAGGCGATCCAGTCCGGCTTCCGCGAGGTCGCTGATGGCCTGGTGACCCGCGAGTCCCTGGTGGAGCAGCTGAAGACCCAGCGGGCCCTGGTGCAGTCACTGGACACGGCCTACCAGCTCTCCAAGGCCCGCTACGAGGCGGGCATCGACAGCTACCTGACCGTCCTCGTGGCCCAGCGCTCCCTCTTCAGCGCCCAGCAGGCCCTGGTGTCCACCCTCCTGGCCCAGCAGGCCAACCAAGTCACCCTCTACAAGGCCCTGGGAGGACAGATGTAG